One Varibaculum prostatecancerukia genomic window, AACCAAGAATCGGTTGCCAGTGAAGCCTTGGTAATCCCCATCAGCTCCGGACGTGCCGCAGCCGGCTCCCCGCCCTCGGAAACAACTTTACGGTTAATAGAGCGGAACCGAATCGAATCCACCAGAGTACCCGGCAACAGATCCGTATCACCGGACTTCAACACGGTTACCCGCCGCAACATCTGACGCACAATCACCTCAATATGCTTGGAGTGAATATCCACGCCCTGCGAACGGTAAACCTCTTGTACCTCGTTGACCAGCTGTCGTTGGGTAGAGTTCACACCCAAGATGCGCAGCACCTTCTTCGGATCCAGGCGACCCTCAGTCAGCTGCTGACCTACCTCGACCCGGTCACCGTCAGAAACAATCAGTTTCATGCGGCGAGGAGCATCGATAATCAAGTCATCTTGACCGTCATCGCGTACCACTACCAGGTGACGGGTCTGACCGGGGTCATCAACTACTTTTACACGTCCCGAAGCCTCGGTGATCAACGCTTCACCCTTGGGAGTACGTGCCTCGAAGAGCTCCTGTACACGCGGCAAACCCTGGGTAATATCAGCAGCGCCCGCGGCACCACCGGTGTGGAAGGTACGCATCGTTAACTGAGTACCCGGCTCCCCAATCGACTGGGCAGCGATAATCCCCACGGCCTCGCCAATATCAACCCGTTTACCGGTCGCCAGTGAGCGCCCGTAACAGGAGGCGCAAGTACCGGCCTCGGATTCACAGGTCAAAACGGAACGCACCGGAATCTCGGTGACTCCCGCTTCGATCAGCACATCAATCTGGGCGTCACCCACATCGGTACCTTTAGCGAATACCAGGTTGCCGTCCTTATCGGTAACATCCTTGGACAAGGTACGACCATAGGCGGTGGTTTCTACGATATCCAGCTTGTAAACGTGACCATCCTCGGTGACCCCACCAATGGGCAGCACCAGACCACGGCGAGTGCCACAGTCCTGTTCGCGCACGATAACATCCTGAGAAACGTCCACCAGACGGCGGGTCAAATAACCCGAGTCTGCAGTACGCAGCGCGGTATCAGCCAAACCTTTACGCGCACCGTGGGTGGCGATGAAGTATTCCAGCACCGACAGTCCCGAGCGGTAGTTCGATTTAATCGGCTGCTCAATCAGCTTCTGCTTGGGGTCAGCCACCAAGCCACGCATACCGGAAATCTGACGAATCTGATCCCAGTTACCCCGAGCACCAGAGGAAACCATCCGGTTCACCTGGTTACGTGCCGGGAAGTTCTCCCGCATAGCCTGCGCCACTTTGGCAGTACATTCGGTCCACAAATCCACCAGTTCGTTGTAGCGATCCTGGGCGGTAATCAAACCGAGATCGGCGTCCTCTTGCACCTGAGTGGCTTTCTCATCGTACTCGGCGAGAATCTTCGCTTTTGCCGGCGGTTCCACTACGTCAGCGAAGCCGATAGTGGTACCCGACCAGGTTGCCCAATGGAAACCAGTTTCCTTCAAAGCATCCAAGGAGGCCGCTACATTGCCCTTGTCGTAACGCTCGGCCAAAGTATTGACAATCCGAGAAAGCCCCTTCTTGTCAATCTGCTCGTTTACGAACGGATAGGAAACCGGCAACGCCTCGTTGAAGAAGCAACGCCCAATAGAGGTTTCGAACTCTACCGAATCGCCTTCTTCGTAGCCTTCCGGAGCCTGCCAATCCTTCGGCGGCACCGTACCCGGCTCGAAACGAATCAGCGCAGTAGCGTTAATATCCAAGCGGTTCTGGTCAAAGGCCATAATGGCTTCACCCAGTGAAGAGAACTTGGGGGTAATCGGGTTTCCGTCCTCGTCGGTCGGAACCGGAAGGGAAGGATCAGGATCCGAGGTCAAGTGGTAAATACCGATGACCATATCCTGCGAAGGCATAGTTACCGGACGACCATCGGCGGGCTTCAAAATGTTGTTCGAAGACAGCATCAAAATTCGCGCCTCAGCCTGAGCTTCCGCTCCCAGCGGCAGGTGTACTGCCATCTGGTCACCGTCGAAGTCCGCGTTGAACGCCCCACAAGCTAGCGGGTGCAGCTGAATCGCTTTACCCTCAATCAAGATGGGCTCGAAAGCCTGAATACCCAGGCGGTGCAAGGTAGGCGCCCGGTTCAGCAACACCGGGTGTTCGGTGATGACTTCATCAAGCACATCCCACACCTGCGGACGCTGGCGTTCCACCATCCGCTTAGCGGCCTTGACATTCTGCGCTTCCTGCCGTTCTACCAGCCGTTTCATTACGAAGGGCTTGAACAGTTCCAGAGCCATCTGCTTGGGCAGACCGCACTGGTGCAGCCGCAGCTGCGGGCCTACCACGATTACAGACCGACCAGAATAGTCAACCCGTTTACCTAGCAGGTTCTGGCGGAAACGCCCTTGCTTGCCCTTGAGCATGTCGGAAAGCGACTTGAGCGGACGGTTGCCCGGACCAGTCACCGGACGTCCCCGGCGACCGTTATCGAATAGGGCGTCCACCGACTCTTGCAGCATCCGCTTTTCGTTATTCACAATGATCTGGGGAGCACCCAAATCCAGCAGTCGCTTCAAGCGGTTATTACGGTTAATTACCCGGCGGTAAAGGTCGTTCAGGTCAGAGGTCGCGAACCGACCTCCATCTAGCTGCACCATCGGGCGTAGATCCGGCGGAATCACCGGGATGCGATCCAGCACCATCGATTCCGGCCTATTTCCGGTCTGCAAGAATGCAGAAACCACTTTCAGCCGTTTGAGCGCACGAGTCTTGCGCTGACCGGTACCAGTTTCAACTTCCTCTTTCAGCTTTTCGGCTTCGGCCTTCAAGTCAAAGTCCCGCAGACGCTTTTGAACCGCCTGCGCGCCCTTATCGCCCTTGAAGTAAATGCCGTAACGCATCTCCAAGTCGCGGTAGAGCCGCTCATTGCCTTCGAGGTCTCCTACCTGCAGTTCCTTAAAGCGGGTAAAGACTTCATCGCGGTGAGAAACTTCCCGATCCAGTTGGCGACGCATTTGCGCCACCTCTTTATCAGCTGCCTTGCGCACCTTTTCCTTTTCAGCATTCTTGGCATCTTCAGCCTCGAGCGCCGCCAAATCCTTTTCCAGTTTTTCCTGGCGGGCAACAATCTTGGCTTCAAAGCGTTCATTCAAACGCTGTATTTCCAAGCTGAGCTCGTTTTCCAGATTTGGCAGATCCTGGTGGCGGGCATCTTCATCGACCTCAGTAATCATGTAGGCCGCGAAATAAATGACTTTCTCTAGGTCTTTAGGCGCTAGATCCAGCAGATACCCCAAACGGGAAGGCACACCCTTGAAATACCAAATATGGGTAACCGGGGCAGCCAGTTCAATATGTCCCATACGTTCGCGGCGCACTTTGGAGCGAGTTACCTCTACCCCACAACGCTCACAAACGATGCCCTTATAGCGCACGCGCTTATATTTTCCACAGGCACATTCCCAGTCCCGGGTAGGACCGAAAATCCGCTCACAGAACAGGCCATCCTTTTCGGGCTTCAGAGTGCGGTAGTTAATAGTTTCCGGCTTCTTGACTTCCCCGAATGACCATTCAGCCACGCCTTCGGCGGTCGCCATGCCGATATGTAGTTGATCGAATTTATTTGCATCCATAATCGACTCTTACCTTCTCTTCCCTGCTGCCTAGATTTCTTCCAAAGAAACATTGGGGTTTGGCCGCGAGCCAATATTGATCCCCAACTCTTCGCTGGCGCGCTCAGCACCGTCATCGTCTTCAGCCAGGGACACCACATTGTCTTCGGCGTCCAGGGCCTCCACATTCAGGCAGAGGGAGCGCATTTCTTGTATGAGGACGCGGAAAGATTCCGGAATGCCAGGCTCAGGAATATCCTCGCCCTTAACAATCGCTTCGTAGACCTTCACACGGCCGGTAATATCATCCGATTTCACGGTCAGCAGTTCCTGCAGCGAATAGGCCGCGCCATAGGCCTCCATCGCCCAGACCTCCATCTCGCCGAAACGCTGCCCGCCGAACTGGGCTTTACCACCCAGAGGCTGCTGCGTAATCATCGAGTAAGGCCCGGTGGAACGAGCGTGAATCTTATCATCTACCAGGTGGTGTAGCTTCAACATGTACTTGTAGCCCACCGAAATCGGGTAGGGGAACGGTTCGCCGCTACGCCCATCAAATAGGCGAGCTTTACCGTCTTCGTTGATGAGGCGATCCCCGTCCGCGTTCGGACGGGCGCATCCCAGCAGTCCGGTCAAAACGTCTTCTTCCACACCGTCGAATACCGGGGTGGCGACCTTTTGCCCTGCGGGAGCCGTGAGGCCTTCCTTGGGGAGTTTTTCAATCCACTTGGCGCCTTCTTCTGCCAGCTTGGAAGCATCCCAACCCTGGTGAGCAATCCAACCCAAGTGGAACTCTAGAACCTGCCCGATGTTCATACGACCAGGTACACCCATGGGGTTCAAAATAATGTCAACCGGAGTGCCGTCCTCTAAGAAAGGCATATCTTCGATCGGCAGAATCTTGGAAACCACACCCTTGTTACCGTGGCGACCA contains:
- a CDS encoding DNA-directed RNA polymerase subunit beta' is translated as MMDANKFDQLHIGMATAEGVAEWSFGEVKKPETINYRTLKPEKDGLFCERIFGPTRDWECACGKYKRVRYKGIVCERCGVEVTRSKVRRERMGHIELAAPVTHIWYFKGVPSRLGYLLDLAPKDLEKVIYFAAYMITEVDEDARHQDLPNLENELSLEIQRLNERFEAKIVARQEKLEKDLAALEAEDAKNAEKEKVRKAADKEVAQMRRQLDREVSHRDEVFTRFKELQVGDLEGNERLYRDLEMRYGIYFKGDKGAQAVQKRLRDFDLKAEAEKLKEEVETGTGQRKTRALKRLKVVSAFLQTGNRPESMVLDRIPVIPPDLRPMVQLDGGRFATSDLNDLYRRVINRNNRLKRLLDLGAPQIIVNNEKRMLQESVDALFDNGRRGRPVTGPGNRPLKSLSDMLKGKQGRFRQNLLGKRVDYSGRSVIVVGPQLRLHQCGLPKQMALELFKPFVMKRLVERQEAQNVKAAKRMVERQRPQVWDVLDEVITEHPVLLNRAPTLHRLGIQAFEPILIEGKAIQLHPLACGAFNADFDGDQMAVHLPLGAEAQAEARILMLSSNNILKPADGRPVTMPSQDMVIGIYHLTSDPDPSLPVPTDEDGNPITPKFSSLGEAIMAFDQNRLDINATALIRFEPGTVPPKDWQAPEGYEEGDSVEFETSIGRCFFNEALPVSYPFVNEQIDKKGLSRIVNTLAERYDKGNVAASLDALKETGFHWATWSGTTIGFADVVEPPAKAKILAEYDEKATQVQEDADLGLITAQDRYNELVDLWTECTAKVAQAMRENFPARNQVNRMVSSGARGNWDQIRQISGMRGLVADPKQKLIEQPIKSNYRSGLSVLEYFIATHGARKGLADTALRTADSGYLTRRLVDVSQDVIVREQDCGTRRGLVLPIGGVTEDGHVYKLDIVETTAYGRTLSKDVTDKDGNLVFAKGTDVGDAQIDVLIEAGVTEIPVRSVLTCESEAGTCASCYGRSLATGKRVDIGEAVGIIAAQSIGEPGTQLTMRTFHTGGAAGAADITQGLPRVQELFEARTPKGEALITEASGRVKVVDDPGQTRHLVVVRDDGQDDLIIDAPRRMKLIVSDGDRVEVGQQLTEGRLDPKKVLRILGVNSTQRQLVNEVQEVYRSQGVDIHSKHIEVIVRQMLRRVTVLKSGDTDLLPGTLVDSIRFRSINRKVVSEGGEPAAARPELMGITKASLATDSWLSAASFQETTKVLTDAALSAKKDPLVGLKENVILGKLIPAGTGLSMFRDASVEPTEEAMAKMGWSADDFKVTELDDDFLAGINFEDSFGLNL